In Podospora pseudoanserina strain CBS 124.78 chromosome 5, whole genome shotgun sequence, a single window of DNA contains:
- a CDS encoding hypothetical protein (COG:S; EggNog:ENOG503PFW8) has product MGACDGRERESRFLFPPASPRFPLFLFLVPVLHTRFPITLRYFLSLQGSRAARAVIRQKMRTATAATILLLSAASGLFVSAQSDGPSQFSSFLYPVQDDDSETYHFMDTVNVQYISSFTRGTLWTFCKPGIGETQFIQEAPGFNATVPVLLNLTSATPCWFNLRSPDEKYGANSQTFNVIGQERKGGSKTFGLGNPPSKESASPSQTQTQTQTTTSTSTSTSASSTTQSSTTQTDAAANQTDDSSRTPTSGSVQPSSNDAPSSGLSAGASAGMAVGVTVAVIAVGAGAFWLWRRKRRGGKLPVEDYQQPPTGPYGNGDVYAKVGAPPNYATALGPATHHSYQQYPQHQFGGELGTANSPMEMGGTNVWPANGLGGRAHEMAG; this is encoded by the exons ATGGGCGCTTGTGACGGGCGGGAGAGAGAATCGCGTTTCCTTTTTCCCCCGGCCTCTCCTCGtttccctctctttcttttcctcgtTCCCGTTTTGCACACACGGTTTCCTATTACGTTGCGGTACTTCCTATCTTTACAGGGGTCGAGAGCAGCACGCGCTGTGATCCGCCAGAAAATGAGGACTGCCACGGCAGCAACTATCCTGCTGCTATCAGCAGCGTCAGGGCTGTTTGTGTCGGCGCAGAGCGATGGTCCGTCTCAGTTCTCGAGTTTCTTATACCCAGTGCAAGATGATGATTCGGAAACCTACCACTTTATGGACACGGTGAATGTCCAGTACATTAGTAGCTTCACCAGGGGCACCCTGTGGACGTTCTGCAAGCCCGGTATAGGAGAGACGC AATTTATCCAAGAGGCACCCGGCTTCAACGCTACTGTGCCCgtccttctcaatctcacCTCGGCTACGCCGTGCTGGTTCAATCTTAGAAGCCCAGATGAGAAGTATGGTGCCAATAGCCAAACGTTCAACGTTATCGGCCAAGAGCGTAAGGGAGGGAGCAAGAcgtttgggttgggaaaTCCGCCGTCGAAAGAGTCCGCGTCGCCAAGTCAAACTCAAACGCAAACACAAACGACAACCTCCACGTCGACTTCCACAAGTGCGAGTTCAACGACCCAGTCATCGACAACCCAGACTGATGCTGCCGCCAACCAAACTGATGACAGTTCACGGACACCGACAAGCGGAAGTGTCCAACCGAGTTCGAATGATGCTCCGAGTTCAGGTCTCAGCGCAGGGGCATCGGCGGGTATGGCCGTCGGCGTGACGGTGGCAGTCATTGCCGTGGGAGCTGGCGCGTTCTGGCTCTGGAGGCGCAAAAGGAGAGGCGGGAAACTTCCAGTGGAAGActaccaacaaccaccaacaggGCCCTATGGGAACGGTGATGTCTATGCCAAAGTTGGAGCTCCGCCAAATTATGCGACAGCTCTAGGTCCTGCGACTCATCATTCCTATCAGCAATATCCACAGCATCAGTTTGGTGGGGAGTTGGGAACAGCAAACTCTccgatggagatggggggaacAAATGTGTGGCCTGCGAATGGCCTTGGGGGGCGGGCGCATGAGATGGCTGGCTGA
- a CDS encoding hypothetical protein (COG:G; EggNog:ENOG503NVPQ): MRFSTTFIMAAVAQAAAVVRQTEGFAPGADGKYTISAPGIKAQFIPYGATLTNLFVRDKNGDDIDVVLGYDDIDYYPVDPGHPVYNAIPGRYANRIGNGKYSIGGVEYTTQKNDGDNTLHSGTNNWSFRFWEVTALSEDSITFSILDKSNSSQGFFGDVKSSVTYSVTDSTWKIKITADSLDQKTPILLTQHTYFNLDAYRNPATSLIWDHTLHLPYSSRYLEADQGALPTGKILTAAPGSINDFASSANLKFGHSRDDPKFQGNCGANGACEGYNGYWLIEDAPEDAVVLTLASEFSGVKAELRTDQPGVVIYSCSWMDGSADVKKSTQGLGEKNNKVVKSSCVAIEAQDYPDGINKPEWGRLEKQIFGPGERYVQETSWTFGLV; this comes from the exons ATGAGGTTCTCGACAACGTTCATCATGGCCGCGGTCGCTCAGGCAGCGGCGGTCGTTCGCCAGACTGAAGGGTTTGCCCCGGGTGCTGATGGGAAATATACCATTTCCGCTCCTGGGATCAAGGCTCAG TTCATCCCCTACGGCGCCACGCTCACCAACCTCTTTGTTAGAGATAAGAACGGCGATGATATTGATGTTGTCTTGGGATACGACGACATTGACTACTACC CCGTCGACCCAGGCCATCCCGTCTACAACGCCATCCCGGGACGCTACGCCAACCGCATCGGCAACGGGAAATACTCCATCGGCGGCGTCGAGTACACCACGCAGAAAAACGACGGCGACAACACCCTCCACAGCGGGACGAACAACTGGTCGTTCCGCTTCTGGGAGGTGACTGCCCTGTCGGAGGACTCGATCACTTTTTCGATTTTGGACAAGTCCAACTCTTCCCAGGGGTTTTTCGGCGATGTCAAGTCGAGCGTGACATACAGCGTTACCGACAGCACGTGGAAAATAAAGATCACGGCTGATTCGCTTGATCAAAAGACTC CGATCCTCCTGACTCAGCACACCTACTTCAACCTCGACGCCTACCGCAACCCGGCCACCTCCCTGATCTGGGAccacaccctccacctcccctacTCCTCCCGCTACCTCGAAGCCGACCAAGGcgccctccccaccggcAAGAtcctcaccgccgccccgGGCTCCATCAACGActttgcctcctccgccaacctcaagTTCGGCCACTCCCGTGATGACCCCAAGTTCCAGGGCAACTGCGGCGCCAACGGCGCGTGCGAGGGGTACAACGGGTACTGGCTCATCGAGGACGCCCCCGAGGACGCGGTCGTCCTGACGCTGGCGAGCGAGTTTAGTGGTGTCAAGGCCGAGCTGAGGACTGATCAGCCCGGTGTGGTGATTTATTCTTGCTCGTGGATGGACGGGAGCGCGGACGTGAAGAAGAGCACCCaggggctgggggagaagaacaacaaggTTGTCAAGAGCAGCTGTGTCGCGATTGAGGCGCAGGATTACCCTGATGGGATTAACAAGCCGGAGTGGGGACGTCTCGAGAAGCAGATCTTTGGGCCGGGGGAGCGGTATGTTCAGGAGACTTCTTGGACTTTCGGACTGGTTTAA
- a CDS encoding hypothetical protein (EggNog:ENOG503PCGP; COG:S), producing MNRLALAHPKIRRLAFSRQALFVGLAICFVWFVTVSMRNDVSEHWSRLGLQLPDLRKQPQRMPTHNVLPPLAPRIPCYGPRGHLLGHSPDDDLVEKEIDGPYPIPFAGSFEALGFDLTYMTAENRYGPYGYGEDKEDYKRQKVDWANLDWGKLQNECFYRNRERFPEAAEPLNDTRIETRFTYRKNAPFSEIRHWHEFEPSRRTAIVVRVWKGYEYSSEDMYYIRSLIAETSLKSGGEYQVILLVDMKDYEGYKPEIFASRELYEQGLKDAGVPPEFASIAILWDNRLLDSWYPDVEEHRTMWQVFQPMQLLALFYPEFDHWWQVEMDMRFMGDAGKMLDRLALFAREEPRKQALERATFWHMINEIGDYEEFSKQVDKANNGGSLAWGPMRVREILPIGPEPPVSDPRNETFHWGVGEEADVITTSYCNDANKPNSWVFKEWIYGFKKGVQTPRYYCPPAIMRGSRTLLLAIHQAQVEQGIRVPSEATLPSFALWHGLKLSFPQHPVFHRDNGDDKMQDEWWRGGPQASKSGNGPDNLDHPRGMGLTFWWESDFPRQIFSAWTGRKLEEGVDFPWLLHQQDGQIFAPNIIMHPMKHIKDDQE from the exons atgAACCGTCTGGCTTTGGCCCATCCCAAGATACGGCGCCTGGCCTTCAGTCGTCAGGCGCTGTTCGTCGGCCTCGCCATATGCTTCGTCTGGTTCGTCACCGTGTCGATGCGCAACGATGTTTCAGAGCACTGGTCACGGCTCGGCCTTCAGCTTCCCGATCTGCGGAAACAACCACAACGGATGCCAACTCACAATGTCCTACCACCACTCGCTCCGCGCATTCCCTGTTACGGTCCCCGTGGACACCTTCTGGGACATAGCCCCGACGACGACCttgttgagaaggagattgaTGGCC CCTACCCAATCCCATTTGCCGGCTCCTTTGAGGCCCTCGGCTTTGACTTGACCTACATGACGGCCGAAAACCGCTACGGACCCTATGGCTACGGCGAAGACAAGGAGGACTACAAGCGCCAAAAGGTCGACTGGGCCAACCTTGACTGGGGCAAGCTGCAGAATGAGTGCTTCTACCGAAACCGAGAGCGCTTCCCCGAAGCCGCCGAGCCATTGAACGACACGCGCATCGAGACCCGATTCACCTACCGAAAGAACGCCCCTTTCTCGGAAATCAGGCACTGGCACGAATTTGAGCCAAGCAGGAGGACCGCCATTGTGGTGCGCGTGTGGAAGGGATACGAGTACTCGTCTGAGGATATGTACTACATCCGCTCGCTCATTGCTGAAACGTCGCTCAAGTCCGGTGGCGAGTACCAGGTCATTCTTCTGGTCGACATGAAGGATTACGAGGGATACAAGCCCGAGATTTTTGCTTCGAGAGAGCTGTACGAGCAAGGTCTGAAGGATGCCGGCGTTCCTCCCGAGTTTGCCTCGATTGCGATTCTGTGGGACAACCGGCTCCTGGACAGCTGGTACCCGGACGTTGAGGAGCATCG CACCATGTGGCAGGTGTTCCAGCCCATGCAGCTCCTCGCGCTCTTTTACCCCGAGTTTGATCACTGGTGGCAGGTCGAAATGGACATGCGCTTCATGGGTGATGCCGGCAAGATGCTTGACAGGCTGGCACTCTTTGCGCGCGAGGAGCCCCGCAAGCAGGCCCTCGAGCGTGCCACTTTCTGGCATATGATTAACGAAATCGGAGATTACGAAGAATTCTCAAAGCAGGTCGACAAGGCGAACAACGGCGGCTCTTTGGCTTGGGGTCCCATGCGAGTGAGGGAGATCTTGCCCATTGGGCCCGAGCCTCCGGTATCCGACCCGCGCAACGAAACCTTCCACTGGGGCGTCGGTGAAGAGGCAGACGTGATCACGACCTCGTACTGCAACGACGCCAACAAACCGAATAGCTGGGTGTTCAAGGAGTGGATTTACGGCTTTAAGAAAGGCGTTCAGACACCCCGCTACTACTGCCCACCTGCCATCATGCGTGGCAGCAGAACGCTGCTCCTGGCCATTCACCAAGCCCAAGTCGAGCAAGGGATCCGTGTGCCAAGCGAGGCCACTCTCCCAAGCTTTGCGCTCTGGCACGGACTCAAGCTCAGCTTCCCTCAGCACCCCGTCTTCCACCGCGACAACGGCGATGACAAGATGCAGGATGAGTGGTGGCGCGGTGGGCCCCAGGCCAGCAAATCCGGCAACGGCCCCGACAATCTCGACCACCCTCGGGGCATGGGCCTGACTTTCTGGTGGGAATCGGACTTCCCTCGTCAAATCTTCAGCGCGTGGACAGGCcgcaagctggaggagggcgtcGACTTCCCCTGGTTATTACATCAGCAAGACGGGCAAATATTTGCACCCAATATCATAATGCATCCGATGAAGCACATCAAGGACGACCAGGAATGA
- the DIM1_2 gene encoding Dimethyladenosine transferase (COG:A; COG:D; BUSCO:EOG0926506U; EggNog:ENOG503P1R3) gives MSFVLPHLETGWHVDQAILSEEERLVVIRFGRDGSSACMRQDEVLYRIADKVKNFAVIYVCDIEKVPDFNTMYELYDECTLMFFFRNKHMMIDLGTGDNNKIKWVLEDKQELIDIIETVYRGAKKGRGLVVSPKDYSTRHRY, from the exons ATGTC TTTCGTACTGCCACACTTGGAGACGGGCTGGCACGTCGACCAAGCTATCCTTAGCGAAGAAGAGCGCCTGGTAGTCATCAGGTTTGGCAGAGATGGCAGCAGTGCGTGTATGCGACAAGATGAGGTGCTCTACCGCATCGCcgacaaggtcaagaacTTTGCAGTCATCT ACGTTTGCGACATCGAGAAGGTCCCCGACTTCAACACAATGTACGAGCTCTACGACGAGTGCACCCTCATGTTCTTCTTCCGCAACAAGCACATGATGATCGATCTGGGCACCggtgacaacaacaagatcaagtGGGTGCTGGAAGACAAGCAGGAGCTCATCGACATTATCGAGACGGTATATCGGGGTGCGAAGAAGGGCCGTGGTCTGGTGGTCAGCCCCAAGGACTATTCCACGAGACATCGGTACTAA
- the TMP1 gene encoding Thymidylate synthase (BUSCO:EOG09263RVR; COG:F; EggNog:ENOG503NXI6) gives MVFGETPLLPREQHHHSTSQHFPALSRIFQFPKYSQVLKMTVEAPSTTPAAPAAAPAATTPLKRHEEYQYLDLVRDILENGELRRDRHLLPLRPLPPQVLPLHPNRNPPPPLLTTKRVFTRAIILELLWFISGSTSSLPLSSQNVKIWDGNGSRAFLDSLGLTHREEGDLGPVYGFQWRHFGAEYVDSKTDYTGQGVDQLARIVQTLKTNPYDRRLILSAWNPKDMSQMVLPPCHMFAQFYVSYPRSRKETEEGREVKGHLHCQLYQRSCDMGLGVPFNIASYALLTHMLAHVCDLVPGSLTHVMGDAHVYLNHVDALKTQLEREPREFPELEIKREKGGSIDGWKLEDFEIKGYNPHKVISMEMSV, from the exons ATGGTTTTTGGGGAGACCCCTCTATTGCCTCGtgagcaacaccaccattcAACAAGCCAGCACTTTCCAGCGTTGTCGCGAATCTTTCAATTTCCCAAATATTCTCAAGTCTTGAAAATGACAGTTGAAGCCCCTTCCACAACCCCCGCCGCGCCGGCCGCGgccccagcagccaccaccccccttaAAAGACACGAAGAGTACCAATACCTCGACCTCGTCCGCGACATCCTCGAAAACGGTGAACTCCGCCGGGACCG GCACCTActccctcttcgccccctcccccctcaagttctccctctccaccccaacaggaacccccctcctcccctcctaaCCACAAAACGCGTCTTTACCCGCGCCATAATTCTCGAACTCCTCTGGTTCATCTCCggctccacctcctccctccccttgtcCTCCCAAAACGTCAAAATTTGGGACGGCAACGGCTCCCGCGCCTTCCTCGACAGCCTAGGCCTCACCCACCGCGAAGAGGGCGACCTCGGCCCCGTGTACGGCTTCCAGTGGCGCCACTTTGGCGCAGAGTATGTTGACTCCAAAACAGACTACACCGGCCAGGGCGTCGACCAGCTCGCGCGCATCGTCCAGACCCTCAAGACGAACCCGTACGATAGGAGGTTGATACTCTCGGCGTGGAACCCAAAGGACATGAGCCAGATGGTCCTCCCGCCGTGTCACATGTTTGCCCAGTTTTATGTCTCTTATCCTAGGTCGAGGAaagagacggaggaggggagggaggtcaAGGGGCATCTACACTGTCAGCTGTACCAGCGGAGTTGTGatatggggttgggggtgccgTTTAATATCGCGAGTTATGCGCTGCTGACGCACATGCTGGCCCATGTGTGTGATTTGGTGCCGGGGAGCTTGACGCACGTGATGGGGGATGCGCATGTGTATTTGAATCATGTTGATGCTCTCAAGACGCAGCTGGAAAGAGAACCGAGGGAGTTCCCAGAGTTGGAGATCAagagggagaaagggggaagTATTGATGGGTGGAAGTTGGAAGATTTCGAGATCAAGGGGTATAACCCGCACAAGGTTATCTCGATGGAGATGTCTGTATAG
- a CDS encoding hypothetical protein (COG:M; CAZy:GT4; EggNog:ENOG503NUQQ): MDQDQRPSSPSTTLASRHHNENTDSLPAPTVVPSSPSQAQNGSRSPRFARQLASSPAAIQEQERAISPLSSPVAPSTLAQPQQSSSSDRASSLFADPHEQSSDHTHTDNRSHPDHYNHKSLRPVVHAVNAAMAFEKGRKFSTGTSVHRKRQMSTLVEKEGHFGPALTTLYLGVSAVFSDDHTAVVALAIHDTVYLVDFSVKHIMLDDAMKMGADLIADYVISEVEKYEHENFAKFIGAGLPTTLKYMSPSLCSRLWLELDIVPIVMRPDDEHKEKSFWDVKRVDEQADSMARKCIMNFGPSLVPLLHVGWRGIVQTDAGFRAHLTTVQNHKDTCSHATWETMLTYAKKLRGNKTKIAFFSSTPQGGGVALMRHALVRFARLMGVDLTWYVPKPRPGVFRITKNIHNILQGVSHPDQRVSAEEKQSIIDWITDNANRYWFSEGGPLCSPADGGADVVIIDDPQMPGLIPLIKKATPDRPVLYRSHIQIRSDLVAKAGSPQADIWDFLWSNIQGADMFISHPIPIFVPHTVPREKVVYLPATTDWLDGLNKHLNKWDSGYYGHIYNVACHSQRMTELNWPARKYIIQVARFDPAKGIPTVIDSYAEFRRRCDKQGLTDVPQLVVCGNGSVDDPDASLIYDQTMSQLETYYPDLIKDVSVMRLDPNDQLINTLLANAHVVLQLSTREGFEVKVSEALHAGRPVIVTATGGIPLQVKDKVNGFLVQPGDWKAVAGHLMELFTDEELWKKMSHAAATGVSDEIGTVGNALGWFYLAAKWNEVGVEKHGKGGLKGNEKWVNDMAREEAGFPYAEGENRLPRHFTQSKEVPVHTK; the protein is encoded by the exons ATGGATCAGGATCAGCgcccctcctcaccgtcgaCCACCCTTGCTTCCCGCCACCATAACGAAAACACCGACAGCCTCCCAGCGCCAACCGTCgtcccatcctcgccatcccaaGCCCAGAACGGGTCTAGGTCCCCCCGCTTTGCCCGTCAACTGGCCTCGTCCCCAGCTGCGATCCAGGAACAGGAAAGAGCTATAAGCCCTTTGTCCTCCCCCGTTGCTCCCTCCACTCTcgctcaacctcaacaatcttcttcctctgatCGTGCCAGTTCTTTGTTTGCAGATCCACACGAGCAGAGCTCAGATCATACACATACAGATAATCGATCCCATCCCGATCATTACAACCACAAGAGTCTTCGTCCTGTCGTACACGCTGTCAACGCAGCCATGGCGTTCGAAAAGGGACGCAAGTTCTCCACGGGCACTTCGGTGCACCGCAAGCGCCAGATGAGCAcattggtggagaaggaaggtCACTTTGGTCCTGCCCTCACC ACCCTCTACCTCGGTGTCTCGGCCGTCTTCTCAGACGACCACACGGCCGTCGTAGCCCTGGCAATTCACGACACAGTCTATCTCGTGGACTTTTCCGTCAAGCATATTATGCTGGACGACGCCATGAAGATGGGGGCCGATCTGATTGCTGACTACGTGATTTCTGAAGTGGAAAAATACGAGCACGAGAACTTTGCCAAGTTTATCGGTGCTGGTCTGCCCACGACGCTCAAGTACATGAGCCCGAGCTTGTGCTCGAGGCTGTGGCTGGAGCTGGATATTGTGCCGATTGTGATGCGGCCGGACGATGAGCACAAGGAGAAGTCGTTTTGGGATGTGAAGAGGGTGGACGAGCAGGCTGATTCTATGGCGCGGAAGTGTATCAT GAACTTTGGCCCCTCTCttgttcctcttcttcacgTTGGCTGGCGAGGAATTGTCCAGACTGATGCTGGCTTCCGAGCCCACCTTACGACAGTCCAGAACCACAAGGACACTTGCAGCCATGCTACGTGGGAGACCATGTTGACGTATGCAAAGAAGCTCCGCGggaacaagaccaagattGCCTTCTTCAGTTCCACAcctcaaggtggtggtgtggctcTGATGCGTCACGCATTGGTCCGTTTTGCCCGTCTTATGGGGGTGGACTTGACTTGGTATG TCCCCAAGCCTCGTCCTGGTGTCTTCCGTATCACCAAGAACATCCACAACATTCTCCAGGGTGTGAGCCACCCCGACCAACGAGTctcggccgaggagaagcagTCCATCATTGACTGGATCACCGACAATGCGAACCGTTACTGGTTCTCTGAGGGTGGACCACTGTGCTCGCCCGCGGACGGTGGTGCTGATGTTGTCATT ATTGACGACCCGCAAATGCCCGGCCTCATCCCCCTGATCAAGAAAGCCACTCCTGACCGGCCCGTCCTCTACCGCTCCCACATCCAGATCCGCAGCGACCTGGTCGCCAAGGCCGGCTCGCCCCAAGCCGACATCTGGGACTTCTTATGGTCCAACATCCAAGGCGCAGACATGTTCAtctcccaccccatccccatctttGTCCCCCACACTGTCCCCCGAGAGAAGGTCGTCTACCTCCCCGCAACAACCGACTGGCTCGACGGCCTGAACAAGCACCTCAACAAGTGGGACAGCGGTTACTACGGCCACATCTACAACGTGGCCTGCCACTCGCAGCGCATGACGGAGCTGAACTGGCCAGCGAGGAAGTATATCATTCAAGTTGCTAGATTTGACCCTGCGAAGGGCATCCCTACCGTGATTGACTCCTATGCCGAATTCCGTCGCAGGTGTGACAAGCAAGGGCTCACCGATGTGCCTCAGTTGGTGGTTTGCGGAAACGGATCCGTCGACGACCCGGACGCGAGCCTGATCTATGATCAGACCATGAGCCAGCTCGAGACGTACTACCCTGACCTGATCAAGGATGTGAGCGTCATGAGGCTGGATCCGAATGATCAGCTGATCAATACCCTGCTTGCCAACGCGCACGTCGTGCTGCAGTTGTCAACTCGGGAGGGTTTCGAGGTCAAAGTTTCGGAAGCACTTCATGCGGGTAGACCGGTGATTGTGACTGCCACGGGGGGCATTCCGCTGcaggtcaaggacaaggtGAATGGGTTTTTGGTCCAGCCGGGGGATTggaaggcggtggcggggcaCTTGATGGAGCTCTTTACGGATGAGGAGCtgtggaagaagatgagccATGCTGCTGCCACGGGGGTGTCGGATGAGATCGGGACCGTGGGCAACGCACTCGGGTGGTTTTATTTGGCGGCCAAGTGGAACGAGGTGGGCGTGGAAAAgcatgggaagggggggctgAAGGGGAATGAGAAGTGGGTGAATGatatggcgagggaggaggcgggtttCCCGTatgcggagggggagaataGGTTGCCGAGGCACTTTACGCAGAGCAAGGAGGTGCCGGTGCATACAAAGTAA
- the SOD2_2 gene encoding Superoxide dismutase [Mn], mitochondrial (COG:P; EggNog:ENOG503NZG9) — protein sequence MSSTLLRTVPALRGALRASAVKPAAALASTSFVRGKATLPDLPYDYNALEPYISSKIMELHHKKHHQTYVTGLNTALENIAKAEEKGDFTKAASIAPLLNFHGGGHVNHSLFWENLAPASREGGGEPKGDLKQAIEDDFGSFEDFRKQMNTTLAGIQGSGWAWLVKDKESDTLSIVTRANQDPVTGAFVPLLGIDAWEHAYYLQYENRKAEYFDAIWNIINWKTVAKRYD from the exons atgTCTTCCACTCTTCTTCGCACCGTCCCCGCGCTCCGTGGAGCTCTCCGGGCTTCGGCTGTcaagcctgctgctgctctcgcCAGCACCAGCTTCGTTCGCGGCAAGGCCACTCTCCCAGATCTTCCGT ATGACTACAATGCGCTCGAGCCTTACATCTCCTCCAAGATCATGGAGCTCCACCACAAGAAGCACCACCAAACATATGTGACCGGCCTTAACACGGCGCTGGAAAATATCGcaaaggccgaggagaagggtgaCTTCACCAAGGCTGCCTCGATTGCGCCTCTTCTCAACTTCCACGGTGGTGGTCACGTCAACCACTCTCTTTTCTGGGAGAACCTTGCCCCTGCCAGCagggagggcggtggtgagccTAAGGGAGACCTCAAG CAAGCCATTGAGGACGACTTTGGCAGCTTTGAGGACTTCCGAAAGCAGATGAACACCACTCTGGCTGGCATCCAGGGCAGCGGCTGGGCGTGGCtcgtcaaggacaaggagagCGACACTCTGAGCATCGTCACCCGCGCCAACCAGGATCCCGTTACCGGTGCCTTTGTGCCTCTTCTGGGCATTGACGCCTGGGAGCACGCGTACTACCTCCAGTACGAGAACCGCAAGGCCGAGTACTTTGATGCCATCTGGAACATCATCAACTGGAAGACGGTTGCCAAGAGATATGACTAA
- the PSF3 gene encoding DNA replication protein (EggNog:ENOG503P24V; BUSCO:EOG09264O2D; COG:L; antiSMASH:Cluster_6): MSYYDIDSILTDAEKIPCTFQLDIPDLGYLDNTPNQPLKAGTKVNLPLWLAEMLVIANTGGPDNKTFVTFDLPRALGNDVVQALKADPRAVPLRDQSAHFYGLATHMMDLSEEQELGSVLRKTFVTRATEISLHARKVGGVSTKGKGKEEGSNLGIGGAGEEFLRGLDEWERKLFRKAHDGAKSGKEWMDSIKKN; the protein is encoded by the exons ATGTCTTACTACGACATTGACTCTATTCTCACCGACGCAGAG AAAATCCCATGTACCTTCCAGCTCGACATTCCCGACCTAGGCTACCTTGACAACACCCCgaaccaacccctcaaagCCGGAACAAAAGTTAACCTCCCACTATGGCTCGCCGAAATGCTTGTCATCGCCAACACCGGCGGTCCCGATAACAAGACCTTTGTCACATTCGACCTCCCCCGAGCTCTCGGAAACGACGTCGTTCAAGCCCTCAAAGCCGACCCTCGAGCCGTCCCATTACGCGATCAGAGCGCCCATTTTTACGGGCTTGCAACACACATGATGGATTTATCTGAGGAACAAGAGCTGGGGAGTGTCCTGCGCAAGACGTTCGTCACTCGCGCTACCGAGATCTCATTACATGCTCGCAAGGTTGGGGGCGTCAGCACtaaagggaaagggaaagaggaggggagtaATCTTGGgattggtggtgctggtgaggagTTCCTCAGAGGGCTGGAcgagtgggagaggaagctcTTCCGAAAGGCGCACGACGGCGCCAAGTCTGGGAAGGAGTGGATGGACAGTATCAAGAAGAACTGA
- a CDS encoding hypothetical protein (EggNog:ENOG503PRZU; antiSMASH:Cluster_6), which yields MAQPRAKPIEPGELDTHPGYARRNEVVRRADYLIQNYLEVPPHIQAGYNIITSRRQDWAMVDNATICHIIDSLPPGLTERKIYRRDDLKEPNPLNEPGYYQIMRRILTAEHIFYTGPLAGHILEQMGEPGGPFKYYLKQSNISITNLLHFTRAVSHKAQKPKLSPTEKKTPSQSSSSKPPSIDPPPNNSIIHPQFQYNNINRQSYFFEDMSRVLRKKPDNHTQLEHRTFLLPDSRSPHEYIDKGILKINSHTLLFDTTLNNTLLKLIQELDVRPGIIVKEFSFWPDGADSNLPETPSRWTDFYSVQHWLSDNYTIYPFALPSPNPPSGSGFVACMPKIYVLKKKTSSLGVSKLIGRARSLSRGASPSPGQPSS from the exons TATTCAAAATTATCTCGAAGTACCTCCTCATATTCAAGCCGGATACAACATCATCACTAGTAGACGCCAAGATTGGGCCATGGTTGACAACGCGAC AATATGTCACATTATCGACTCACTCCCACCCGGGCTCACAGAGCGCAAAATTTACAGAAGAGACGACCTCAAGGAGCCCAACCCCTTGAACGAACCGGGCTACTACCAAATAATGCGCCGTATCCTCACCGCCGAACATATCTTCTACACAGGACCCCTAGCAGGACACATCCTTGAGCAAATGGGCGAGCCCGGCGGTCCTTTCAAGTACTACCTCAAACAATccaacatctccatcaccaacctcctccacttcacCCGAGCCGTCTCCCACAAAGCCCAAAAGCCCAAGTTATCCCCCACCGAGAAGAAAACCCCGTCCCaaagctcctccagcaagCCCCCCTCCATCGACCCTCCACCCAACAACAGTATAATCCACCCACAGTTCCAgtacaacaacatcaaccgccaATCCTACTTCTTCGAAGACATGTCCCGCGTCCTCCGCAAAAAACCAGACAACCACACTCAGCTCGAGCACCGCACCTTTCTCCTCCCCGACTCTCGATCCCCCCACGAGTACATCGACAAAGGAATCCTCAAAATCAACTCCCACACCCTCCTGTTCGACacaaccctcaacaacacccttctGAAACTCATCCAAGAGCTCGACGTCAGACCAGGTATCATCGTAAAAGAGTTCTCCTTCTGGCCAGACGGAGCGGACTCAAACCTGCCAGAGACACCCAGTAGATGGAC CGATTTCTACTCGGTCCAGCACTGGCTCTCAGACAACTACACCATCTACCCTTTCGccctcccatctcccaaTCCTCCCTCCGGAAGCGGCTTCGTAGCCTGCATGCCCAAAATCTACGTCCTCAAGAAAAAGACGTCGTCGCTAGGTGTATCGAAGCTTATCGGAAGAGCGAGGAGTCTTAGTAGGGGtgcctcgccatctccaggGCAGCCATCATCATAG